From Orcinus orca chromosome 3, mOrcOrc1.1, whole genome shotgun sequence, a single genomic window includes:
- the SIMC1 gene encoding SUMO-interacting motif-containing protein 1 isoform X3 — protein sequence MEDFIVISDDSGSESSGGTRSGRARRLRRALSRTTGALPRRTVDFIDLTRETRPRAKDRNGLCVIDLTGSEEENRPIATLDLTLEPVAPSQKEPASLQACASLSSKEVMEGRVDRSSRPAARRIINSDPVDLDLLEETAFEGPQPPVSISGGSVYPGEPNCSSTIFKGDLGFLASLQLSSDIHSLPATSNNGSRSNQRAPLPCPQQDVPCPPQALPCPLRALPCPLRASPCPPRASSCPPRALSCPSQTMQCQLQTLPHPPQEGPCPPQDVPCPQNVPCTQQNMPSPPQDSSWQLQHSQSPPQDSLGLPQDVPGPPQNITYPQDVAHLKDMPQSPGDMLQSSGDMPQSSGDMPQSPRDVPQSPADVLQSPADVSQSPANVPQSPRDTPPSPGSVPHSPGEIPHLSGDVLHSPGDMSCLPEDMPHTLRDLPHLPKLRPDSPQNDVQNHDTPMDVSAPSSPSCSPSPQSETSLEKVPWLSVTETPARKEISLSEPVNPRSAQVQARTPQGGLYNRPCLHRLKYFLRPPVHHLFFQTLIPDKDTRENKGQKLEPIPHRRLRMVANTIEENFPLGTVQFLMDFVSPQHYPPREIVAHIIQKILLSGSETVDVLKEAYMLLMKIQQLHPANAKTVEWDWKLLTYVMEEEGQNLPGRVLFLRYVVQTLEDDFQQILRKQRQHLQQSIASTVLSCDKQPHNVRDVIKWLVKAVTEDRLTQSPKENQTSPGTGILKASSSHPSPQPNLTKNTNQLFQETIQGYSYSPLHLSTDRRGVMRSGCSSSLLSSRTWVSPPVLEEEEQFNLQVPTDYNSNGSDQGRSYYLRPHWKEIPGISLMGLKVVLAFFEKCQDLGAGAALAQVTCYSMSIVLKMTVTLDISNTAFVPKFTTLYNNLVALT from the exons GACTTCATTGACTTAACTAGAGAAACCAGACCAAGGGCAAAGGATCGCAATGGACTCTGTGTGATTGACCTAACAGGATCTGAGGAAGAAAATAGACCTATTGCCACTCTTGACTTGACTCTAGAACCCGTTGCTCCTTCCCAGAAAGAGCCAGCCAGTCTTCAAGCATGTGCCAGCCTCTCCAGCAAAGAGGTGATGGAAGGGCGGGTAGACAGAAGCTCTCGGCCTGCAGCACGGAGAATCATTAACAGTGATCCTGTGGATTTGGACCTTTTGGAAGAAACTGCATTTGAAGGTCCCCAGCCCCCTGTGTCCATCAGTGGGGGCTCTGTTTATCCAGGAGAGCCGAATTGTAGCTCAACCATATTCAAAGGTGACCTCGGCTTCTTGGCAAGCCTACAGCTATCTTCAGATATTCACTCCCTCCCTGCAACAAGCAATAATGGTAGCCGTAGCAATCAAAGGGCACCCTTGCCATGCCCACAGCAAGATGTGCCTTGCCCTCCACAAGCCTTGCCATGCCCACTGAGAGCCTTGCCATGCCCACTGCGAGCCTCACCATGTCCACCACGAGCCTCCTCATGCCCACCACGAGCCTTGTCATGCCCATCACAAACCATGCAGTGCCAACTACAAACTTTGCCTCACCCACCTCAAGAAGGGCCATGCCCTCCTCAAGATGTGCCATGCCCTCAGAATGTGCCATGCACTCAGCAGAATATGCCAAGTCCACCTCAAGACTCATCATGGCAACTTCAACACTCACAAAGCCCACCTCAAGACTCACTGGGCCTACCTCAAGATGTACCAGGCCCACCTCAAAACATAACGTATCCACAAGATGTGGCACACCTGAAAGACATGCCACAGTCACCAGGAGATATGCTACAATCATCAGGAGACATGCCACAATCATCAGGAGACATGCCCCAGTCACCAAGAGATGTGCCACAGTCACCAGCTGATGTCCTACAGTCACCAGCAGATGTGTCACAGTCACCAGCCAATGTACCACAGTCACCAAGAGACACGCCACCGTCACCAGGAAGTGTACCACATTCACCTGGAGAAATCCCACACTTATCAGGAGATGTGCTACATTCACCTGGGGACATGTCATGCTTGCCAGAAGACATGCCACACACACTTAGAGACTTGCCTCATTTACCAAAACTCAGGCCTGACTCTCCGCAAAATGATGTACAGAACCATGACACCCCTATGGATGTCTCAGCTCCATCCTCTCCAAGCTGCTCTCCCAGCCCACAGTCTGAAACTTCCTTAGAGAAAGTTCCTTGGCTCTCTGTCACAGAAACTCCAGCCAGAAAAGAGATATCACTGTCAGAGCCTGTCAACCCCAGATCTGCCCAGGTGCAAGCACGAACACCACAAGGTGGGTTGTACAACAGACCATGCCTGCATAGACTGAAGTACTTCTTACGACCTCCGGTGCATCACCTCTTCTTCCAGACACTAATACCAGATAAAGACACAAGAGAG AACAAGGGTCAAAAATTAGAACCTATCCCTCATCGAAGACTAAGGATGGTAGCAAACACCATTGAAGAAAACTTTCCCCTGGGGACTGTGCAGTTTTTGATGGACTTTGTGTCACCCCAGCATTACCCACCCAGAGAAATTGTGGCTCACATCATCCAGAAAATCCTGCTCAGTGGCTCTGAGACTGTGGATGTTCTAAAGGAGGCCTACATGCTTCTCATGAAAATTCAACA GCTACATCCAGCTAATGCCAAGACAGTGGAGTGGGACTGGAAGCTGCTCACTTATGTCATGGAGGAAGAG GGACAAAATCTGCCCGGGCGAGTCCTTTTTCTACGTTATGTAGTACAAACCCTGGAAGATGATTTCCAACAGATCCTGAGGAAGCAGCGACAGCACCTGCAGCAATCTATTGCAAGCACTGTGCTATCCTGTGACAAGCAACCCCACAATGTCAG GGATGTCATCAAGTGGTTGGTCAAAGCAGTAACTGAAGACAGATTAACTCAGTCCCCAAAGGAGAATCAAACCTCTCCAGGAACAGGAATCTTGAAGGCCAGCAGTAGCCACCCTTCTCCCCAACCTAACCTCACAAAGAACACCAATCAGCT ATTCCAAGAGACAATACAGGGTTACAGCTACTCACCACTTCATCTGTCCACTGACAGAAGAGGAGTCATGCGTAGTGGGTGTTCCAGCAGCCTCTTGTCCTCAAGGACCTGGGTCTCTCCTCCAGTCCTGGAAGAAGAAGAGCAGTTCAACCTGCAGGTTCCAACAGATTATAACAGCAATGGCTCAGACCAGGGCAGGTCCTATTACCTCAGACCACACTGGAAAGAGATTCCTGGCATTTCTTTAATGGGATTGAAAGTGGTCTTGGCATTTTTTGAGAAATGCCAGGATTTGGGGGCTGGAGCTGCCCTTGCACAAGTAACCTGCTATTCCATGTCAATTGTGTTAAAAATGACAGTCACACTTGATATTTCAAATACAGCATTTGTGCCTAAATTCACAACGCTATATAATAATCTAGTTGCACTGACCTGA